Proteins from one Salvelinus sp. IW2-2015 linkage group LG32, ASM291031v2, whole genome shotgun sequence genomic window:
- the LOC111957097 gene encoding C-C motif chemokine 20 yields MASRYLETILLLCCIVTMFSSTSAAYGPRKLYCCVEFQEKPVPYKQIIGYTEQSYKEVCNNDAIIFYTTKNKKVCASIKDEWVRTALVRLSSKLKKISAATL; encoded by the exons ATGGCTTCCAGATACCTAGAGACAATCTTGCTTCTCTGCTGCATTGTGACCATGTTTAGTTCAACCTCAGCAGCAT ATGGTCCTCGGAAACTTTACTGTTGTGTGGAGTTCCAGGAGAAGCCTGTACCCTACAAGCAGATAATAGGCTATACAGAACAAAGTTACAAGGAGGTGTGCAACAATGACGCTATCAT cTTCTATACCACGAAGAACAAGAAGGTATGCGCCAGCATTAAGGACGAGTGGGTGAGGACGGCTCTGGTTCGTCTCAG CTCCAAACTGAAGAAGATATCCGCAGCAACACTGTGA